A genomic region of Bosea sp. 124 contains the following coding sequences:
- the hydA gene encoding dihydropyrimidinase: protein MTTETYDLVIRGGTVGTVSGSFTADVAVSGGTIAAIGQGLGKGKREIDAAGKFVLPGGIDTHAHVEQVSAGGLLNADTFESATASAAFGGNTTLVSFAAQHRGLDLRKVVDDYAALAKRGALIDYAFHMIVANPDEKTIREDLPALIREGHASIKVFMTYDLIKVDDEPLLDLMLTAREHRALICVHAENHGMISWMGKKLVERGYTAPKFHAISHPRGSESEAFTRLITQAALIDQPIMIFHVSTAEGAAVIRQARGQGLKVFAETCPQYLFLTKADLDKPGIEGAKWMCSPPPREAADQDALWQALALGDIQTVSSDHAPYRFDETGKLSAGPNANFKQIANGLPGLETRLPLMFDALVSKGRSEFAGRGLEAFVDLTATAPARIYNLPGKGAIQPGYDADIAIWDPKREVTITDEAMHDLTGFTPFAGYKVTGWPETVIRRGEEIVGEGTLKARPGSGRWLSRTGGPAAEPTGKLALEMDPARNFGATIL, encoded by the coding sequence ATGACGACTGAAACCTATGATCTGGTCATTCGCGGCGGCACGGTCGGCACGGTCTCGGGCAGCTTCACCGCCGATGTCGCGGTCAGCGGTGGCACCATCGCGGCAATCGGTCAGGGCCTCGGCAAGGGCAAGCGCGAGATCGACGCTGCCGGCAAATTCGTGCTGCCCGGCGGCATCGACACCCATGCCCATGTCGAGCAGGTCTCGGCCGGCGGCCTGCTCAATGCCGACACCTTCGAGAGCGCCACCGCTTCGGCAGCCTTTGGCGGCAACACCACGCTGGTCTCCTTCGCCGCCCAGCATCGCGGTCTCGATCTGCGCAAGGTCGTCGACGATTATGCGGCGCTGGCGAAACGCGGCGCGCTGATCGACTACGCCTTCCACATGATCGTCGCCAATCCGGACGAGAAGACGATTCGGGAGGACCTGCCGGCCCTGATCAGAGAGGGCCACGCCTCGATCAAGGTCTTCATGACCTATGACCTGATCAAGGTCGACGACGAGCCGCTGCTCGATCTGATGCTGACCGCGCGCGAGCACAGGGCGCTGATCTGCGTCCATGCCGAGAACCACGGCATGATCTCGTGGATGGGCAAGAAGCTGGTCGAGCGCGGCTATACCGCGCCGAAATTCCACGCGATCAGCCATCCGCGCGGGTCGGAATCGGAGGCCTTCACCCGGCTGATCACGCAGGCCGCGCTGATCGACCAGCCGATCATGATCTTCCATGTCTCGACCGCCGAGGGCGCCGCCGTCATCCGCCAGGCCCGCGGACAGGGTCTCAAGGTCTTCGCCGAGACCTGCCCGCAATATCTCTTCCTGACCAAGGCCGATCTCGACAAGCCGGGCATCGAGGGCGCGAAATGGATGTGCTCGCCGCCGCCGCGCGAGGCCGCCGATCAGGATGCGCTCTGGCAGGCGCTGGCGCTGGGCGACATCCAGACGGTCTCCTCCGACCACGCGCCCTATCGCTTCGACGAGACCGGCAAGCTCTCGGCCGGGCCGAACGCCAACTTCAAGCAGATCGCCAACGGGCTGCCGGGGCTCGAGACCCGCCTGCCGCTGATGTTCGATGCGCTGGTTTCGAAGGGCCGGTCGGAATTCGCCGGGCGCGGGCTGGAAGCCTTCGTCGACCTGACAGCGACCGCGCCGGCTCGCATCTACAACCTCCCCGGCAAGGGCGCGATCCAGCCGGGCTACGACGCCGACATCGCGATCTGGGACCCGAAGCGCGAGGTCACGATCACGGACGAGGCGATGCACGATCTCACCGGCTTCACCCCCTTTGCCGGCTACAAGGTCACAGGCTGGCCCGAGACGGTGATCCGGCGCGGCGAGGAGATCGTCGGCGAGGGCACGCTGAAGGCGAGGCCCGGCTCCGGCCGCTGGCTTTCGCGCACCGGCGGCCCCGCAGCCGAGCCGACCGGAAAGCTCGCGCTGGAGATGGACCCGGCCCGCAACTTCGGCGCGACGATCCTCTGA
- the rsgA gene encoding ribosome small subunit-dependent GTPase A, translating to MTGSDQEHRPLTLAALGWSDFFAAQCEPDEAGLVPVRIATVHRARMSAISEAGPIRLELPVHTNTGDYTVGDWVLVEPGTHLLRRLLQRRSVLARRVEGSKTPQLAGANIDTLFIVTSCNADFNVARLERYLALANESGAEPVILLTKADLVPDVRVYREQAAALQRGLTVASVNPRAPDAAEALAAWCGAGRTVALVGSSGVGKSTLVNALADASETELQQTGDIRAHDAKGRHTTTSRSLHAIAGGGWVIDTPGMRTLHVSDAASGLETLFAEISELTHLCRFRDCSHEHEPGCAVQAAVKQGTIDPERLARWRKLDLENKAKTPDARGPKGKRR from the coding sequence GTGACCGGCTCCGACCAAGAACACCGTCCGCTGACGCTTGCGGCGCTGGGCTGGTCCGATTTCTTCGCGGCGCAATGCGAGCCCGACGAGGCCGGCCTCGTCCCGGTGCGGATCGCGACGGTGCACCGTGCGCGGATGAGCGCGATCTCCGAGGCGGGGCCGATCCGGCTGGAGCTGCCGGTCCACACCAATACGGGCGACTACACGGTCGGGGACTGGGTGCTGGTCGAACCCGGCACGCATCTTCTGCGGCGCCTGCTGCAACGCCGCAGTGTGCTGGCGCGGCGCGTCGAGGGCAGCAAGACGCCGCAACTGGCCGGCGCCAACATCGACACGCTGTTCATCGTCACCTCCTGCAACGCCGATTTCAACGTGGCGCGGCTGGAACGCTATCTGGCGCTCGCCAATGAGAGCGGTGCCGAGCCGGTGATCCTGCTGACCAAGGCCGATCTGGTGCCCGACGTGCGGGTCTATCGTGAGCAGGCGGCGGCGCTGCAACGCGGGCTGACGGTCGCGAGCGTGAATCCGCGCGCGCCGGACGCGGCCGAAGCGCTTGCCGCCTGGTGCGGCGCGGGGCGCACGGTCGCGCTGGTCGGCTCGTCGGGGGTCGGCAAGTCGACGCTGGTCAATGCGCTGGCAGACGCGAGCGAAACCGAGCTGCAACAGACCGGCGACATCCGTGCCCACGACGCCAAGGGCCGCCACACCACGACCTCGCGCTCGCTGCATGCGATTGCCGGCGGCGGCTGGGTGATCGACACGCCGGGCATGCGGACGCTTCATGTCAGCGATGCGGCTTCCGGCCTTGAGACGCTCTTCGCGGAGATCAGCGAACTCACCCATCTCTGTCGTTTCCGCGACTGCAGCCATGAGCACGAACCCGGCTGCGCCGTGCAAGCCGCGGTCAAGCAGGGCACCATCGACCCCGAACGCCTGGCGCGCTGGCGCAAGCTCGACCTCGAGAACAAGGCGAAGACGCCCGACGCGAGGGGGCCGAAGGGCAAGCGGCGGTAG